The Kiritimatiellia bacterium region TGCTGGCGTGCGGTCCGGCGCGGCCGCGTCATCCGCGGCCGCCGCCGGCTTGATTCCGGGCTGCGGCTGGATGATATCGGGGATTGCGCGGACTGCCCGGAAGAACTTGAGGCCGTCGGATATTTTTTGCATCACGGCGGCAGCCGCATAACCAAGCCTGCCGTCCTGTTAACGCCGCAGAATTTCAACGAGGCCGCCAAATGCGTCAGGTTCCTGCCGGACTACAACGATTTAACCTTTAAAATTGCCGGTTACTGGATGAAAAAGCGGCCCGATGTTCCCCATGTTCTTTTGTGCGACACGGCTTTTTTCAACTTGCTGCCGTATGCGGCGCGCAATTATGCCATTCCCTATCGGCTCCAGCGGGAGAACATAAGGCGTTATGGCCGTTACGGTTTAAGCCAGCGCTGGCTGTTGAAACAAATCAAGCCCCGCCTTGCCGGCCATCAGTCAAAAATTATAACCGTCTACCTGGGAGATTGCACCAGCGTCTCGGCGATAAAAGACGGCAACCCCCTTGCGACCAGCTCCGGTTTTACGCCGGTTGAAGGAATTCTCTCGTTGACCGGATCGGGAAGCATAGACCCTACGATTGTGTTTTATCTGCACGCCGCCGGCATGTCGTTCAGTGAAATAAACGAATTGCTTTCAAAAAAGAGCGGTTTTGCCGCCCTGGTTGGCAGAAGCGCCGACGTGGCCTCCGTCTTGAACAACCGGCGTGAGCCTAAAAAAATTGCGGCCCGCGGGTTTTATTGCTACAATGTCGTAAAATGGATCGGCAGCGCCATGGCGATTCTGGGGGGGGCGGATGCGATCGTGTTTTTCAGTGAAAAGCCCGCGGCCTACCGCGGGATAATCCGCGAAATCTGCCGGCGATTTGCGTTCCTTGGATTAAAATGCAAATGCCCGCAAAACGCAAAAATGGATTTTGCGAATTTGACGGGAGACGCTTCGCGGATCAAGGCGTTTTGTTTCCGGCATGACAGGTGGCGGATTATGGAGGAAGATATCAGGGCGATAATATTAAAAAGGAGGGAAGCATGAGAGCGAAAGAGCAAAGATTTCTGGTGGATGTCGGCATGAGCGACCTGCCATTTCCGATGAAAGTTATTTCAAGGGATTGTGCCGGCGGCCAGTCCACAATTGCGAATATTTCAGTCAACGCGCGTATCATGCATGAATTTGAGGCGCGCTGGATAGATGAATTCATTAAAATAGTCCACGAACACCGCGACCGGATCGGAACCGAAACTCTCGGCGCCAATATCAAGGATTATGGCAAAAGGCTGAAGGCCTCCATGGTCAGGATTGATTTTGACTATCCGTTTTTTATTGAAAAGCGCACGCCTGTCGCCAAGGAAAAATGCCTCGTCAGATATCTGTGCCGTTATTCCGCCAAGTCTCCGTCCATCGGCGGCAAGCCGAGCATTACTTTTAGAATTTCAGTGCCTTGTATTACCACTTATCCCTCAAGCCGGGCCAGCGTTCCGCAAGGACTTTTCGGACAACTGAGCGTTTTCCAGGTTGAAGTTGTCCCGAAAAAGGAGGTTTATCCGGAAGATATCGTTGACATAGTGGATCGGCATGCCATCGTCCCCGTCTATTCCTTCCTGACCGAGGAGGATCAGAATTTTGTCATTGCTGAAATACACTCAAAACAAAAAACAAGCGTAGTCGCGCTGGATGAAATCAAGACCGACCTGGCCAATAACAACTGTATAGACTGGTACTCGGTGACCTGCAGTAATTACGGCATGTTGCATACTTACAGCACCGTGATCAGCACCGAAAAGAGCTCATGGGTCCCTTTCAGCGGTTATGAAGGCGAAGTCTGACCCTGCGCGTTTGTTTTTCTCCGCCCGGCCGGCGCCGGGCGGGAGACGGCCGGCGAATGCGCATCGTTTTCGGGCAAGCCAAGGTTTTATTAAGCTGTGGAAAAAGTTGATATCGTGATTATCGGCGCGGGCGCGGTCGGTCTGGCCGTTGCCAGGGAACTCTCATCCCGTAAAAAAGAAATCGTGCTTCTGGAGCGGCACGAGAGTTTCGGGCGGGAGGCTTCCTCGCGCAACAGCGAAGTGATCCACGCCGGGATGTATTATCCGGCTTGTTCGTTGAAAGCCCGGTTATGCGTGGAAGGCAACCATCTGCTGCGTGAATTATGCCGGAAGCACGGCATCCCCCACGCCTTTCCCGGAAAAATCATTGTGGCGGCCAATGAAACCGAGAAGGACAAAATTGAGCTTCTCTTTGACCAGGGCAATCGGAACGGCGTTCCCGGCCTCCGGCTTCTGAGCAGGAAGGACATTTCGGGCATGGAGCCGCGGGTGTCGGCCGCGGCCGGTTTGTGGAGTCCGGCCACTGGCATCGTGGATTCCCATCGCCTGATGAGTTTTTTCGCGCAATCGGCCGGCGCGGCCGGGGTAACCATCGTTTACGGGTGCGAAGCGGCCGGTGTGCAAAAAACCGCGGATGGATTTTTGCTTGAGACGCGCGGCGCGGCCGGCGCAACGCTGAACATCGGCTGTGAAATTCTTGTCAACGCGGCCGGCCTGCGTTCCGATGCCGTGGCCGCCCTGGCCGGCATTGACATTGATGCGGCCGGGTACCGCCTTCATCCCTGCAAGGGCGAATATTTTTCGGTGGCGTCCCGCCATCGCGGAAAACTTTCGCATCTGGTTTATCCGGCGCCGACCGCCATCAGTCTCGGAGTGCACAGCGTGTTGAAACTGGATGGCAGCCTGAAACTCGGCCCCAATGCCTTTTATGTGGATGAGCTGACTTACGGCGTGGATGCCGCCCATCGCCGTGAATTTTATGACAGCGCCCGGAAATACCTGCCCTTCATAGAATATGAAGATCTCCAGCCGGATATGGCCGGCATCCGCGCCAAACTGCAAACCGCCGGGGAGTCTTTCCGCGATTTTGTCATCCGCGAGGAATCGGCGCGCGGGTTGCCCGGCCTGATCAATCTTATCGGGCTTGAATCGCCGGCCTTGACGGCCTCGCCCGCCATCGCGCGCCACGTTGCCGGATTAATACGTTGACAGTTTTCCGCCGTTGGTCTCAGCGGCGGACCGGATTGGATCCTGATAAGCATTGAGCTATTTGCAAAAGAATTTTGACCGGATGGCGCAAAATCAAGGTAGGCGCCGAACCCCTGCTCGGCGACGCATCTGTTGGTTGGAATCGCCGCATGGGGATGCGGCTCCTACGTCTATCAAACACAGTTGTCCCTTTGGCGGTTTAACCAAGGCGATGGAGGTGGCCGATTTGAAAAGCCGGCCGAAAACATCATTCGTAGCGCAGCGCGTCAATCGGGCTCAAAACCGCGGCTTTGCGCGCCGGCCAGAGGCCGAAAACAACGCCGATGGCGGCTGAAAAGGAGACCGCCAGCGTGATGGAGAATGCTGTCACAATTGACGCCCAGTCCGCGAAATACGAAACCCCCAGGCTGATCAGCCAGCCGCAGGTAATGCCCATCAGCCCTCCGAAAATGCTGATGACCAGGGCCTCGGTGAGAAATTGGATCATGATGTCGCGGCGCTTGGCGCCGACCGCCTTGCGGATGCCGATTTCGCGCGTGCGTTCCGTAACCGAGACCAGCATGATGTTCATGATGCCGATGCCGCCGACCAGCATGGAAACCGCCGCAATGCCCGACAGAAGCCATGACAATACCCGGCTTGTTTCGGTCAGGGCGTCCTGGATTTCCGCCATGTTGCGGATGTCAAACGACTCGTGCCGCGAAGGCGGCAGGCGGTGGGTGCGGATGATCAACTCGCGGATTTGTTCCTGGGTTTTTTCCATGTCGGCCTGCGAGGCCACTTCTATTTCAATCAGGTGAAGATATTTTGTTCCAAGCAGACGGTCCATGGCGGTGGTGAGCGGGATCATGATGAGATCATCCTGGTCCCACCAGTGGGTTGATCCCTTTTCCGGAAGGACCCCGACGACCTGGAAATTGACCTTGTTGATTTTGACATATTCGCCGAGCGGGTTTGCGCCGTCAAAGAGCTCGCGGACGAGAGTCATGCCGATGGCCGCCACGCGCGCCTTTGCGAGCATTTCGTTTTCGTTGAAAAAGCGGCCGACGATCGGTCTGGAAGCGTGCATGGGGGCGTAAACCGGTTCCACGCCCATGACCCGCGTGTTCCAGTTCTTGCCGCCGTAGGTTGCCTGGCCGCGGCCGTAGACCACGCCGGCGGCATTGCTGACGGTGTGGATTTCACGCTTGATGTCGGCGATGTTCTCGCGGGTGAAACGGGTGATCATGCCTTCCGACATTCTCACGCCCCCGGTGCGCGGCGGGCCGGAGCGCATGGTCAGCAGATTGGATCCCATGCTGGCGAGCTGGTCCTCAATTGATTTTCTGGCCCCCTGGCCGATGGCCAGCATGGCGATTACCGCCGCCACGCCGATCAAAATGCCGAGCATGGAGAGAGCCGCGCGGACCTTGTTGGCCCTTAATGCCCGCCAGGCCTGCTTCAGATTGGCGGCCGTGCCGGCGGCCAGGGATTTCCAGCCGTTTTGACCGGAACTCGCGGTTGGCGGATTCCGGCTGGGGGGGGGCGATGGCCGTCCGCTGATTTGCGGATTCCGTGTTTCCATCTTCCGCCTTGCGGCGTTCGGCTCGTCGCGCTGGATCATGCCGTCGCGCATGTGGATTATGCGGCCGGCATAACGGGCGATATCCTCCTCGTGCGTTACCATCACCACGGTCAATCCCGCGCGGTTGAGGCCGGCGATGATTTCCATGATTTCTCCGGCGCTCTTTGAATCCAGATTGCCGGTCGGCTCGTCCGCCAGTATGAGGCGCGGATTGTTGATCAACGCGCGCGCGATGGCCACGCGCTGCTGTTGGCCGCCTGAAAGCTCGTTGGGCCGGTGCGTGATCCGGTCGGCCAGACCGATTGCCGACAGGGCCTGCCGGCCCGCTTCCGGGTTTGGCTTGTGGTGGGCATAGAGAACCGGCAGCAAGACGTTTTCCAGGGCGGTGGTGCGCGGCAGAAGGTTGAAATGCTGGAAGACAAAGCCGATGGAAGTGTTTCGTATTCCAGTCAGGGCGTCGTCGGAAAGATGGTGGATGTCATGGCCGAAGAGATTATAGTTGCCGTCGTCAAGCACATCCAGCAGGCCGAGAATATGCAGGAGGGTTGATTTGCCCGATCCGGAAGGCCCCATGACCGCGACAAATTCGCCCTCGGCTATTTCAAGCGAAACCCCCTGCAGGGCATGCACCGCGGTTTCCCCGCGGTCGTAAGTCTTGAAAACGTTGGAAAGGCGAATCATGTTTTAAGGAAATTCTCAACTTCCAACGTTGAACATTCAACATCAACGGTTCGTTTTCTACCCTGTTGAACGTTGAACGTTTAAAGTTTCCCGTGAATTTTTTCTTGTGCGATTATCTTCGCCGGAACGGGCTGAACGGATTGGCGGCGTCTTTTTTTGATTCCGGCAGGCGGACGGAAGCAACCAGCACGGAATCGCCCTCCTCCAGGCCGGAAATGATTTGAATTTTTTTTCCATCGTTCATCCCGGTCTGGATTTTTGCATGGATTATTTTGCCGCGGTTGGCAGGGTCGGCCCGCCAGACAATCGTCTCCTTGCCGCTGGAATGCACGGCGCCGGTCGGAAGCGTCAGCACGCCGTTGGTGGTTGAAGTTACGATCAGTATATTGGCGGTCATGCCGCTGCGCATGAAAGCGGGCACGCTTTCCGGGAGAACGTCAACATAATACATGGTCACGTTATTGACGGTTGTGGCCTCGTAGGCGATGGCGTCCACAATCCCTTTGATGGCTCTGGCGGGATAGGCGTCCAGCGTCAATTCCGCCTTCTGGCCGAGCCGGACGCGGCCGATATCGGTTTCATCAATCTGTGCCTGGA contains the following coding sequences:
- a CDS encoding ABC transporter permease — its product is MIRLSNVFKTYDRGETAVHALQGVSLEIAEGEFVAVMGPSGSGKSTLLHILGLLDVLDDGNYNLFGHDIHHLSDDALTGIRNTSIGFVFQHFNLLPRTTALENVLLPVLYAHHKPNPEAGRQALSAIGLADRITHRPNELSGGQQQRVAIARALINNPRLILADEPTGNLDSKSAGEIMEIIAGLNRAGLTVVMVTHEEDIARYAGRIIHMRDGMIQRDEPNAARRKMETRNPQISGRPSPPPSRNPPTASSGQNGWKSLAAGTAANLKQAWRALRANKVRAALSMLGILIGVAAVIAMLAIGQGARKSIEDQLASMGSNLLTMRSGPPRTGGVRMSEGMITRFTRENIADIKREIHTVSNAAGVVYGRGQATYGGKNWNTRVMGVEPVYAPMHASRPIVGRFFNENEMLAKARVAAIGMTLVRELFDGANPLGEYVKINKVNFQVVGVLPEKGSTHWWDQDDLIMIPLTTAMDRLLGTKYLHLIEIEVASQADMEKTQEQIRELIIRTHRLPPSRHESFDIRNMAEIQDALTETSRVLSWLLSGIAAVSMLVGGIGIMNIMLVSVTERTREIGIRKAVGAKRRDIMIQFLTEALVISIFGGLMGITCGWLISLGVSYFADWASIVTAFSITLAVSFSAAIGVVFGLWPARKAAVLSPIDALRYE
- a CDS encoding GTP cyclohydrolase, FolE2/MptA family, whose translation is MRAKEQRFLVDVGMSDLPFPMKVISRDCAGGQSTIANISVNARIMHEFEARWIDEFIKIVHEHRDRIGTETLGANIKDYGKRLKASMVRIDFDYPFFIEKRTPVAKEKCLVRYLCRYSAKSPSIGGKPSITFRISVPCITTYPSSRASVPQGLFGQLSVFQVEVVPKKEVYPEDIVDIVDRHAIVPVYSFLTEEDQNFVIAEIHSKQKTSVVALDEIKTDLANNNCIDWYSVTCSNYGMLHTYSTVISTEKSSWVPFSGYEGEV
- a CDS encoding NAD(P)/FAD-dependent oxidoreductase, which gives rise to MEKVDIVIIGAGAVGLAVARELSSRKKEIVLLERHESFGREASSRNSEVIHAGMYYPACSLKARLCVEGNHLLRELCRKHGIPHAFPGKIIVAANETEKDKIELLFDQGNRNGVPGLRLLSRKDISGMEPRVSAAAGLWSPATGIVDSHRLMSFFAQSAGAAGVTIVYGCEAAGVQKTADGFLLETRGAAGATLNIGCEILVNAAGLRSDAVAALAGIDIDAAGYRLHPCKGEYFSVASRHRGKLSHLVYPAPTAISLGVHSVLKLDGSLKLGPNAFYVDELTYGVDAAHRREFYDSARKYLPFIEYEDLQPDMAGIRAKLQTAGESFRDFVIREESARGLPGLINLIGLESPALTASPAIARHVAGLIR
- a CDS encoding efflux RND transporter periplasmic adaptor subunit, translated to DLKVTVATTGVIKPQNRVEVKPPLAGRIEEVLVDEGAAVRKGQILGRMSSTDRAVLLDAARSKDEKELAHWEQMYKPMPIVAPIDGDIIARSVEPGQTVTANEKLFVMSDRLIVQAQIDETDIGRVRLGQKAELTLDAYPARAIKGIVDAIAYEATTVNNVTMYYVDVLPESVPAFMRSGMTANILIVTSTTNGVLTLPTGAVHSSGKETIVWRADPANRGKIIHAKIQTGMNDGKKIQIISGLEEGDSVLVASVRLPESKKDAANPFSPFRRR